In the Paenibacillus sp. FSL H7-0357 genome, one interval contains:
- the cdaA gene encoding diadenylate cyclase CdaA, with the protein MSYFTDLTWKESIKDIIDILIVSYIIYKVLNMVRGTRAVQLLKGILVLVIIWALSTLLDLYTLKWLMNQIYTFGIFAIFIIFQPELRRGLEQLGRGKFFGRTSENDEEVSKLIGEVIKAMNYLSQRKIGALIVFERATGLNEFTESGIPMRSVVSSELLINIFIPNTPLHDGALIMQDGQIAAAACYLPLSENPFISKELGTRHRAAIGISEVADSVSVVVSEETGQISLAINGQIVRDIKEESLISKLHQELSATSPLKEKSSAFWKRRGGKSNG; encoded by the coding sequence ATGAGTTATTTTACTGACCTTACATGGAAAGAGTCCATTAAAGATATAATCGATATTCTGATTGTCAGTTATATTATTTATAAAGTGCTCAATATGGTTCGCGGAACGCGGGCGGTTCAACTCCTGAAGGGGATATTGGTGCTGGTTATTATTTGGGCGCTGAGCACCCTGCTGGATTTGTATACCCTGAAATGGCTGATGAATCAGATTTATACCTTTGGGATCTTTGCGATCTTTATTATCTTTCAGCCTGAACTGCGAAGGGGACTGGAGCAGCTTGGACGGGGGAAATTTTTTGGACGAACCTCGGAGAATGATGAGGAAGTCAGTAAATTAATCGGCGAAGTCATTAAAGCCATGAATTATTTATCCCAGCGAAAGATAGGGGCCTTAATTGTCTTCGAAAGGGCGACTGGACTTAATGAATTTACTGAATCCGGTATTCCGATGCGTTCTGTTGTCAGCTCTGAGCTGCTGATCAATATCTTCATTCCCAACACCCCGCTGCATGACGGTGCGCTGATTATGCAGGATGGTCAAATCGCTGCCGCAGCTTGTTATTTGCCGTTGTCGGAGAATCCGTTCATCAGCAAGGAGCTGGGGACACGTCACCGGGCAGCCATTGGGATCAGCGAAGTCGCGGATTCTGTGTCTGTTGTGGTCTCCGAAGAGACCGGGCAAATTTCGCTGGCGATTAACGGGCAAATTGTAAGGGACATTAAGGAAGAATCGCTCATCTCGAAGCTGCACCAGGAGCTTAGTGCGACTTCCCCGCTGAAGGAGAAAAGTTCTGCTTTCTGGAAACGGAGAGGGGGCAAGAGCAATGGATAA
- a CDS encoding zf-HC2 domain-containing protein, translating to MECKLAVSMMHDYLDDDLPELQQRELKEHLLSCPDCRAKFKELEQTDMLMFSLMHQNPVASEDLVGRIMNSLPKSKKERAFITWIKRHPALTAASLFIFVMLMSSVTFWNQDRQLVVRGSDLDQVVIKGDTVIVPSGKIISGDLTVENGKTQVYGEVNGNVTVIDGTLYKASTAHISGQVKSIDQAVSWLWYKVTNMFSEVAYR from the coding sequence ATGGAATGCAAACTGGCCGTCTCTATGATGCACGACTACCTGGATGACGACTTGCCCGAACTGCAGCAGAGGGAATTGAAGGAGCATCTTCTATCCTGTCCGGATTGCCGTGCGAAGTTCAAAGAATTGGAACAGACCGATATGCTGATGTTCTCGCTAATGCACCAGAACCCTGTTGCCTCGGAGGATCTTGTAGGCCGGATTATGAATTCATTACCGAAATCCAAGAAGGAAAGAGCGTTTATCACCTGGATCAAGCGACATCCCGCGCTTACTGCGGCGTCCTTGTTTATTTTTGTGATGTTGATGAGCTCAGTTACTTTTTGGAATCAGGATAGACAGCTTGTAGTCAGAGGAAGCGACCTCGATCAGGTTGTCATCAAAGGAGATACGGTTATCGTACCTTCCGGCAAAATCATTTCCGGCGATCTTACGGTGGAGAACGGTAAAACTCAAGTATATGGGGAAGTCAACGGCAATGTGACTGTGATCGACGGCACTCTGTACAAGGCTTCAACCGCTCATATTTCCGGGCAAGTCAAAAGCATAGACCAAGCGGTAAGTTGGCTCTGGTATAAAGTGACGAACATGTTCTCTGAAGTTGCCTACCGTTAA
- the sigW gene encoding RNA polymerase sigma factor SigW — MENLEGRLTKLALKGDQRAFAELVELYKDKIYHLAYRMLNNRHEAEDIVQETFLRVYRNLDRYDDKQKFSTWIYRIGTNLCIDRLRKRKPTYSLDAEMNDQEGIDGYSMIPSDNVTPETELLLSETQSLIYEAIDSLPVKYRSVMILRYLQDLSLQEISDVLDMPVTTIKTRVHRGREFLRKKLGPKM; from the coding sequence GTGGAGAATTTGGAAGGCAGATTGACAAAGCTCGCCTTGAAAGGCGACCAAAGGGCATTTGCCGAGCTTGTGGAACTATATAAAGACAAGATATATCATCTGGCTTACCGGATGCTGAACAACCGCCATGAAGCGGAGGATATCGTTCAGGAGACTTTTTTGCGTGTGTATCGAAATTTGGACCGTTATGATGATAAGCAGAAGTTCTCAACCTGGATTTACCGGATTGGCACGAACCTCTGCATTGATAGGCTGCGCAAGCGCAAACCAACGTATTCGCTGGATGCCGAGATGAACGATCAGGAAGGTATTGACGGCTATTCGATGATTCCCAGCGACAATGTAACACCAGAGACAGAGCTTTTGCTCTCTGAGACGCAGTCGCTGATTTATGAGGCTATCGACAGTTTGCCCGTCAAATACAGGTCCGTGATGATTTTGCGTTATTTGCAGGATTTGTCGCTTCAGGAGATCAGTGACGTGCTGGATATGCCCGTAACGACGATCAAGACACGGGTTCACCGCGGACGTGAATTTTTACGTAAAAAATTAGGCCCTAAAATGTAA
- the ppc gene encoding phosphoenolpyruvate carboxylase: MTELTTTVSKSNSNNLLRRDVRFLGNILGEVLVHQGGNELLEIVEKIRETSKSLRSLFLPELHNEFKELINSLDPENRHLVIRAFAIYFQLVNIAEQNHRIRRKRDYERSAGETVQPGSIESAIQELRERDFSHEDVHEIMNGLSLELVMTAHPTEAMRRAILDIHKRISDDVMGLDNPTLTFREREQLREKLLNEVITLWQTDELRDRKPTVLDEVRNGMYYFHETIFQVLPDVYQELERCLSKYYPGQNWHVPTYLRFGSWIGGDRDGNPSVTAAVTLQTLRLQRKLAIREYQRIMRELMQYLSFSTSIVEVTQELVDSIEQDRNIINLNRVDAWRNDNEPYRIKLSYMISKIQNVLDDEKKGTPERYSSPERFIDDLNVIDRSLRHHYADYVADTYIKKLIRQVELFGFHTATLDVRQHSQEHENAMTEILAKMNITQDYAKLEENEKIRILENLLNDPRPLTSPYQTYSESTEECLAVYRTIFTAQEEYGKQCITSYLISMAEAASDILEVMVFAKEVGLFRKDNDGTVVCTLQAVPLFETIDDLHDAPQIMRTLLSMPIYRDAVSAMSDVQEIMLGYSDSNKDGGVVTANWELRVALKQITATAEEFGIKLKFFHGRGGALGRGGMPLNRSILAQPASTIGGGIKITEQGEVISSRYSMQGIAYRSLEQATSALVTAAINARMPEADLYESKWEEIVARISEVSLNKYQDLIFRDPDFFAYFKESTPLPEVGELNIGSRPSKRKNSDRFEDLRAIPWVFAWTQSRYLLPAWYAAGTGLQSFYEDKEENLKIMQHMYENFSFFTTLIDTLQMAIAKADLIIAKEYASMGKNEEARQRIFGQIEAEFKLTSELILKITGQQDILDNVPVIQESIRLRNPYVDPLSYLQVQLLSELRALREVEGDDAELLREVLLTINGIAAGLRNTG; the protein is encoded by the coding sequence ATGACCGAACTTACGACTACCGTTAGCAAAAGCAACTCCAACAATCTGCTGCGGCGGGACGTACGGTTCCTGGGGAATATTCTGGGCGAAGTCTTGGTTCATCAAGGCGGTAACGAATTGCTGGAAATCGTGGAGAAGATCCGCGAGACCAGTAAATCGCTGCGCTCATTGTTTTTGCCTGAACTGCACAATGAATTTAAAGAGCTAATTAATTCACTGGATCCGGAGAATCGCCACCTGGTGATACGGGCATTTGCCATCTATTTTCAATTGGTGAATATCGCCGAACAGAATCACCGCATTCGCCGAAAACGCGACTATGAACGTTCAGCCGGGGAGACTGTACAGCCCGGGTCCATAGAAAGCGCTATTCAGGAACTACGCGAGCGTGACTTCTCCCATGAGGATGTCCATGAAATCATGAATGGCCTCTCACTAGAGCTGGTCATGACGGCTCACCCTACGGAAGCTATGCGCCGGGCGATCCTTGATATTCATAAACGGATTTCCGATGATGTAATGGGATTGGATAATCCTACCTTGACCTTCCGGGAACGCGAACAGTTACGCGAGAAGCTGCTGAACGAGGTCATCACGTTGTGGCAGACCGATGAGCTGCGTGACCGCAAGCCTACGGTACTCGATGAAGTGCGTAATGGAATGTATTATTTCCATGAGACGATTTTTCAAGTATTGCCGGATGTGTACCAAGAGCTTGAGCGATGTCTGAGCAAATACTATCCAGGCCAGAACTGGCATGTACCGACGTATCTGCGTTTTGGCTCATGGATCGGCGGGGACCGCGATGGCAACCCTTCAGTGACTGCTGCGGTTACGCTGCAGACGCTGCGCTTGCAGCGCAAGCTGGCTATCCGGGAATATCAGCGTATCATGCGCGAACTCATGCAGTACCTGAGTTTTAGTACAAGCATCGTTGAGGTGACGCAGGAACTGGTGGATTCCATTGAACAGGACCGCAACATTATCAATCTTAACCGGGTTGATGCCTGGCGCAATGACAACGAGCCGTACCGGATTAAACTAAGTTACATGATCTCCAAGATACAGAACGTGCTGGATGATGAGAAAAAGGGTACGCCTGAGCGCTACTCCTCACCAGAACGATTTATAGATGATTTGAACGTGATAGACCGCAGTCTGCGTCATCACTATGCGGATTATGTAGCGGATACCTACATTAAGAAGCTGATCCGCCAGGTGGAGCTGTTTGGCTTCCACACGGCTACACTGGATGTTCGCCAGCACAGTCAGGAGCATGAAAATGCGATGACAGAAATTTTGGCCAAAATGAACATCACGCAGGATTACGCTAAACTAGAGGAAAATGAAAAAATTCGAATTCTGGAGAATCTGCTGAATGATCCTCGTCCGCTGACTTCACCTTATCAGACTTACAGTGAGAGCACAGAGGAATGTCTTGCGGTGTACCGTACAATCTTCACTGCGCAGGAGGAATACGGCAAGCAATGCATCACCAGTTATCTGATCAGTATGGCTGAAGCAGCGAGCGACATCTTAGAGGTTATGGTGTTCGCGAAGGAAGTCGGCTTGTTCCGCAAAGATAATGATGGAACTGTCGTATGTACACTGCAGGCAGTGCCGCTGTTTGAGACCATTGATGATTTACATGATGCGCCACAAATTATGCGTACACTGCTTAGTATGCCGATCTACCGTGATGCTGTTAGTGCGATGAGCGATGTGCAGGAAATTATGCTTGGCTATTCAGACAGCAACAAAGACGGCGGGGTAGTTACCGCGAACTGGGAATTGCGCGTTGCATTGAAGCAAATTACGGCTACTGCAGAGGAATTCGGGATTAAGCTGAAATTCTTCCACGGACGTGGTGGTGCGCTCGGACGCGGCGGGATGCCGCTGAACCGCAGTATTCTTGCTCAACCGGCCTCAACCATTGGCGGTGGCATCAAGATTACGGAACAGGGAGAGGTTATTTCTTCCCGGTATTCGATGCAAGGTATTGCTTACCGCAGCTTGGAGCAGGCAACCTCGGCGCTTGTGACGGCAGCTATTAATGCCAGAATGCCTGAGGCTGATCTGTACGAAAGCAAGTGGGAAGAGATTGTGGCCCGGATTTCCGAAGTCTCGCTTAATAAATATCAGGATCTGATCTTCCGTGATCCGGATTTCTTTGCTTATTTCAAAGAATCAACACCGCTGCCCGAGGTTGGAGAACTCAATATCGGTTCCCGTCCTTCGAAGCGTAAGAATAGTGACCGTTTTGAGGATCTGCGCGCCATTCCATGGGTATTTGCGTGGACGCAGAGCCGTTATCTGCTCCCGGCCTGGTACGCCGCTGGAACAGGGCTGCAGAGCTTCTATGAGGATAAGGAAGAGAACCTGAAGATCATGCAGCATATGTATGAGAACTTCTCCTTCTTTACTACGCTCATTGACACCCTGCAAATGGCTATTGCCAAGGCCGATCTGATTATCGCCAAGGAATACGCAAGCATGGGTAAGAATGAGGAAGCGCGTCAGCGGATATTCGGCCAGATCGAAGCCGAATTCAAGCTGACCTCAGAACTCATTCTCAAAATTACCGGCCAGCAGGATATTTTGGATAACGTTCCTGTGATTCAGGAATCTATCCGGCTGCGCAATCCATACGTTGATCCACTCAGCTACCTGCAGGTGCAGTTGTTGTCCGAGCTGAGAGCTCTTCGCGAGGTTGAAGGCGATGACGCCGAACTGCTGCGTGAGGTGCTGCTCACGATCAATGGTATTGCCGCCGGTCTGCGGAACACGGGCTGA
- a CDS encoding stage II sporulation protein M produces the protein MLSFFTFAKDLTTIRKALILAAILFIAGGVIGWIGTGAMQKLIEQQLQGLSNISKDLKESDHPQWSFFKFIFLNNSIKSVFIIFLGAFFGILPAFFLLINGAVIGYLIHLSVLQEQDLFTLIVKGLLPHGVIEIPAIIIACAFGLQFGGKIFAGIFGTAANKEKRSNAWPVFMRQTLTASVWIVILLLIAAIIESTITFSLLS, from the coding sequence ATGCTATCCTTTTTTACGTTTGCCAAAGATTTAACCACGATCCGCAAAGCCTTAATACTGGCAGCCATTTTATTCATCGCAGGAGGCGTGATTGGCTGGATAGGCACCGGCGCTATGCAAAAATTGATTGAACAGCAGCTGCAGGGTCTCAGTAATATCAGTAAAGATCTTAAAGAGTCCGACCATCCGCAGTGGAGTTTTTTCAAATTTATATTCTTGAACAATAGTATCAAGAGTGTGTTCATTATTTTCCTCGGTGCCTTCTTTGGAATACTTCCCGCATTTTTTCTGCTCATCAATGGTGCGGTTATCGGATATTTAATCCACTTGTCGGTGCTTCAGGAACAGGATTTGTTTACGCTTATCGTTAAGGGGCTACTGCCGCACGGGGTTATCGAAATTCCGGCAATCATTATCGCCTGTGCTTTTGGACTGCAGTTCGGCGGTAAAATATTCGCAGGTATATTCGGTACAGCCGCCAATAAAGAAAAGCGGAGCAACGCTTGGCCAGTCTTTATGCGGCAAACATTAACGGCATCAGTGTGGATTGTGATCCTTCTATTGATCGCCGCAATAATTGAAAGCACGATTACATTTTCACTTTTATCATAA
- the pdaB gene encoding polysaccharide deacetylase family sporulation protein PdaB yields the protein MNSFYVFSGKKIKRFIYIFAAALLAAGVVYVERGNITVFSETAPSAIYSVPTEKKLIALTFDISWGEKRPEPILKVLEEKKVDKATFFLSSPWSKTHPEIVTSIKDSGYEIGSHGHKHVNYSALSNEEIRTQISTAHTVLTELTGKEPNLIRMPNGDFDKRVLQVASDLGYKVIQWDTDSLDWKNIGVDNIVNRVTTKAHPGDIVLLHASDSCKQTHEALPLIIDKLRSQGYEFVTVSELISQGSAEGKEVRDSAWLDDGIEDAAGM from the coding sequence ATGAATTCTTTTTATGTATTCAGCGGCAAGAAGATAAAACGGTTCATTTACATTTTTGCCGCTGCGCTTCTTGCCGCCGGTGTCGTTTATGTCGAGAGGGGCAATATTACCGTTTTTTCCGAAACGGCCCCTTCTGCGATATACAGCGTGCCGACGGAGAAGAAGCTGATCGCTTTAACTTTTGATATTAGCTGGGGAGAAAAAAGGCCCGAACCGATCCTCAAGGTGCTGGAAGAGAAAAAAGTGGATAAAGCCACCTTCTTCCTCTCGTCACCCTGGAGCAAGACTCATCCGGAAATTGTAACAAGCATTAAAGATTCAGGATATGAGATCGGCAGCCATGGTCACAAGCATGTAAACTACAGCGCGCTGAGCAACGAGGAAATCCGCACCCAAATTTCGACAGCACATACTGTGCTTACCGAATTGACTGGCAAGGAACCGAATCTGATCCGCATGCCAAACGGCGATTTCGACAAAAGAGTGCTTCAGGTGGCCAGCGACCTTGGTTATAAGGTCATTCAGTGGGATACCGATTCTTTAGACTGGAAGAACATCGGTGTGGACAATATCGTAAATCGAGTAACGACAAAGGCTCATCCCGGAGATATTGTGCTTTTGCATGCCAGCGATTCCTGTAAACAAACTCACGAGGCTCTTCCGCTTATCATTGACAAGCTGCGCAGCCAGGGCTACGAATTTGTTACTGTGTCCGAGTTAATCAGCCAAGGCAGCGCCGAGGGCAAGGAAGTACGTGATTCCGCTTGGCTGGACGATGGAATTGAAGACGCTGCCGGAATGTAG
- a CDS encoding PPK2 family polyphosphate kinase, which translates to MNIKRYMIKDTNETLLSKLDPNESGDLTKEEAEVKMKELKERLTELQDILFAQKKHSLLVILQGMDSSGKDGTVKHIFSGINPQGFIVTSFKKPSLEEEAHDFLWRVHMKTPPKGYIAAFNRSHYEDVLVPRVHGSLQKDEMKRRFRYIRQFEEMLVEEGTTIIKLFLHISKEKQLEKIQERLQDPTKHWKFDASDLQEREYWDDYQEAYQDVFKESSSKNAPWYWIPANRRWYRNYLALAIVVKTLEGLDLSYPKLNTPTPDISELISPRH; encoded by the coding sequence ATGAACATCAAGCGCTATATGATAAAAGACACAAACGAAACGCTCCTGAGCAAGCTTGATCCGAACGAAAGCGGCGACTTAACCAAGGAGGAAGCCGAGGTCAAGATGAAGGAGCTTAAAGAACGTCTCACCGAGCTGCAGGATATTCTATTTGCCCAGAAAAAGCATTCCCTGCTTGTCATCCTGCAAGGAATGGACTCCAGCGGGAAAGACGGCACGGTAAAGCATATTTTCTCCGGGATCAACCCTCAGGGTTTTATCGTCACCAGCTTTAAAAAACCGTCTCTGGAGGAAGAAGCCCATGATTTCCTGTGGAGAGTGCATATGAAGACGCCGCCCAAAGGCTATATTGCCGCGTTCAACCGCTCGCATTATGAGGATGTCTTGGTTCCCCGCGTGCACGGCAGTCTGCAAAAAGATGAGATGAAACGCCGGTTTCGTTATATCCGCCAGTTTGAAGAAATGCTGGTGGAGGAAGGGACAACGATCATCAAACTCTTTTTGCATATCTCCAAGGAGAAGCAGCTTGAGAAAATTCAGGAGCGGCTGCAGGACCCGACGAAACATTGGAAGTTTGACGCCAGTGACCTGCAGGAGCGGGAATATTGGGATGATTATCAGGAGGCTTATCAAGATGTATTTAAAGAAAGCAGTTCAAAAAACGCGCCCTGGTATTGGATTCCGGCCAATCGCCGCTGGTACCGCAATTATCTCGCATTAGCCATTGTGGTGAAGACGCTGGAAGGGCTGGACTTAAGTTATCCGAAGCTGAACACTCCAACGCCCGATATATCAGAGCTGATATCACCGCGCCATTAA
- a CDS encoding KinB-signaling pathway activation protein, translated as MSIKKWFYLFWTTLLIGAGGAVVAGLALQAVNGRIEFKSTADLFIYPLILFGYGMLVSVYSQLGFFAYLILNYMGTGVFRRKVWQYIQLVLAVLALLELIFLRTFVGGERNVVSDLILGIVILLTAIIVSYFKVRSTNSSAWIPTFFFMTAITIVETIGVLRIGVDSATVFIVIPLIASNAFQILMLHRILKPRTG; from the coding sequence CTGAGTATAAAGAAATGGTTTTATTTGTTCTGGACCACGCTTCTGATCGGTGCGGGCGGAGCGGTAGTAGCTGGACTTGCACTGCAGGCTGTGAATGGCCGTATCGAGTTCAAAAGCACTGCCGATCTCTTCATTTACCCCCTGATCCTTTTTGGCTATGGCATGCTTGTCAGCGTTTACTCGCAGCTCGGCTTCTTTGCGTATCTGATTCTCAACTATATGGGAACGGGTGTGTTTCGGCGGAAGGTCTGGCAGTACATACAACTGGTGCTGGCTGTGCTTGCCCTGCTTGAGCTGATCTTTCTGCGAACTTTTGTAGGAGGAGAACGAAACGTCGTCTCTGATTTGATTCTGGGCATCGTTATATTGCTTACAGCCATTATTGTGTCCTATTTTAAAGTACGAAGCACGAATAGTTCAGCCTGGATTCCGACATTTTTCTTTATGACAGCCATCACGATAGTGGAGACGATTGGTGTGCTCCGCATAGGAGTGGACAGCGCTACCGTATTTATTGTAATTCCGCTTATTGCAAGCAATGCATTCCAAATTCTGATGCTGCACCGTATTCTGAAACCACGAACAGGATAA
- the gerD gene encoding spore germination lipoprotein GerD encodes MKWRSLWSGGLALILIMALTACGGEQSSSSSGQMGYKEMKTMVVDILKSDEGKKAVEEALSSPSSGSEGSGGGLSMKMMPLQTTEQIRIAVKDTITAPEYKKEIEKIMTDPKFAGEFAKAINTQSKELHLQLIKDPTYQKSIEEIMKSPEMMKMFLDLTKTSDYRKQSMTIMQEAMQNPLFRMEVLGLLKTVVQDELQPKVEKKGGDKGSGGDSQKQQGGDDSDS; translated from the coding sequence ATGAAATGGAGGAGTTTATGGTCCGGAGGCCTGGCTTTAATCTTAATTATGGCTTTAACGGCCTGCGGAGGAGAACAGAGCAGTTCATCATCCGGGCAGATGGGATACAAGGAAATGAAGACCATGGTTGTTGATATATTGAAAAGCGATGAGGGAAAGAAAGCCGTAGAGGAGGCACTCTCCAGTCCAAGCTCCGGCTCCGAAGGAAGCGGCGGCGGGTTGAGCATGAAAATGATGCCGCTCCAAACGACGGAACAAATCCGGATTGCCGTTAAAGACACAATTACAGCTCCTGAGTATAAAAAAGAAATTGAAAAAATCATGACCGATCCGAAATTTGCCGGTGAATTTGCCAAAGCGATCAATACCCAAAGCAAAGAGCTGCATCTTCAGTTGATCAAAGATCCAACGTATCAAAAATCAATTGAAGAGATTATGAAGTCGCCCGAAATGATGAAAATGTTCCTAGACCTTACTAAAACTTCAGATTACCGTAAGCAATCCATGACTATTATGCAGGAAGCGATGCAGAATCCTTTATTCCGCATGGAAGTGCTCGGTTTGCTTAAAACGGTAGTCCAGGATGAACTTCAGCCGAAGGTTGAAAAGAAAGGCGGGGACAAAGGAAGCGGAGGCGACAGCCAGAAGCAACAAGGCGGCGATGATTCTGATTCCTAA
- a CDS encoding Mrp/NBP35 family ATP-binding protein: MLTREQIQELLQSLTDPESGKSLVELQLIRDIMIKEDRISLSLVCLDQDEKSRMELEQQVRDLLTAGGAGNLHIRLRDATDYERSILRGESVEDEPEDRQGDKLKGHAAGLEGHELIGENSGVNFIAIASGKGGVGKSTVTVNLAVALARKGKKVGLIDADIYGFSIPDMMGIEEGPIVEEGTIIPVERFGVKVMSMGFFIRENSPVIWRGPMLGKMLRQFFSDVGWGELDYMLLDLPPGTGDVALDVHQMLPHSKEIIVTTPHATAAFVAARAGSMALQTEHEILGVIENMAYYECSECGKKDYIFGRGGGARLAETLHTELLAQVPLGAPDNHISEPDFSPSVYKPETATAQLFAEIADKLIAKYEQ; the protein is encoded by the coding sequence ATGCTGACCAGGGAACAAATTCAGGAACTATTGCAGTCGCTTACAGACCCGGAATCCGGAAAAAGCCTTGTGGAGCTGCAGTTGATTCGCGATATTATGATCAAGGAAGACCGCATATCCTTATCGCTTGTATGTCTGGACCAAGATGAGAAGAGCCGTATGGAGTTGGAGCAGCAGGTGCGTGATCTGCTTACAGCGGGCGGAGCCGGCAATCTACATATCCGGCTGCGTGATGCCACCGACTATGAGCGCTCTATCTTGCGCGGAGAGAGCGTGGAAGATGAGCCGGAAGATCGTCAAGGGGACAAGCTTAAAGGGCATGCAGCGGGCCTTGAGGGCCATGAGCTGATTGGTGAGAACTCCGGCGTGAACTTCATCGCTATCGCCAGCGGCAAGGGCGGGGTCGGCAAATCAACCGTGACGGTAAATCTGGCAGTGGCACTCGCCCGAAAAGGGAAGAAGGTCGGATTGATTGATGCTGATATCTATGGCTTCAGTATTCCGGACATGATGGGGATTGAAGAGGGACCGATTGTCGAAGAAGGCACAATTATACCTGTAGAACGTTTCGGAGTGAAGGTCATGTCCATGGGCTTTTTCATCCGTGAGAATAGTCCAGTCATCTGGAGAGGACCCATGCTTGGCAAGATGCTCCGCCAGTTCTTCAGCGACGTAGGTTGGGGAGAGCTTGACTACATGCTGCTTGACTTGCCTCCAGGTACGGGTGATGTGGCGCTGGATGTGCATCAGATGCTGCCGCACAGCAAGGAAATTATCGTAACTACGCCCCATGCAACAGCAGCCTTTGTAGCGGCCAGAGCAGGATCAATGGCTTTGCAGACAGAGCATGAGATTCTTGGGGTCATTGAGAATATGGCCTACTATGAATGCTCGGAATGCGGCAAAAAGGACTATATTTTCGGCCGCGGCGGCGGGGCGAGACTAGCAGAGACACTGCATACGGAGCTGCTGGCCCAGGTGCCGCTTGGCGCACCGGATAATCATATCTCCGAACCGGATTTCTCACCGTCCGTATATAAACCCGAAACAGCCACTGCACAGCTGTTTGCGGAGATTGCCGATAAATTGATTGCGAAGTATGAGCAGTAA
- the cwlD gene encoding N-acetylmuramoyl-L-alanine amidase CwlD, whose product MSGRKQRKVSVWISWNSIKKSMLGAVLLAVMIGIIAYDMPTAKTLNYWSLPLSGKIIAIDAGHGGPDGGAVSREGLIEKDINLSVSLYLRDYLQQAGAIVVMTREGDYDLAQEGTKGYSKRKTEDLKQRVRTIEEKGADLFISVHMNSVPSGRWSGAQTFYYPNNEGNKALAGFVQDELRATLENTDRVAKTVNTVYLLKALKMPAVLVEVGFLSHPQESALLGDDVYQRKVATSIYRGIMRYASEQQ is encoded by the coding sequence ATGTCTGGCCGAAAGCAGCGGAAGGTCTCGGTCTGGATCTCATGGAACAGTATTAAAAAAAGCATGCTGGGCGCAGTGCTGCTTGCTGTGATGATCGGCATCATTGCCTATGATATGCCTACCGCCAAGACGCTGAACTATTGGAGCCTGCCATTGTCCGGTAAGATCATAGCCATCGATGCCGGCCATGGCGGACCGGACGGAGGGGCGGTCAGCCGTGAGGGACTGATTGAGAAGGATATTAACCTCTCGGTATCACTCTATCTGCGCGATTATTTGCAGCAGGCGGGGGCGATTGTAGTTATGACGCGTGAAGGTGATTATGACCTGGCCCAGGAGGGCACCAAAGGATATTCCAAGCGCAAGACAGAGGATCTGAAGCAAAGGGTAAGGACTATTGAAGAGAAGGGCGCGGACCTCTTTATCAGCGTGCATATGAACAGTGTCCCTTCCGGCCGCTGGAGCGGAGCGCAAACCTTCTATTATCCCAACAACGAAGGGAATAAAGCGTTGGCGGGCTTTGTGCAGGATGAGCTCAGGGCTACGCTGGAGAATACCGATCGTGTAGCTAAAACTGTGAATACAGTGTATCTGTTAAAAGCATTGAAAATGCCGGCTGTGCTTGTGGAGGTAGGCTTTCTGTCACATCCGCAGGAGTCGGCTTTGCTTGGAGACGATGTCTATCAGCGGAAGGTGGCAACGAGCATTTACCGCGGGATTATGCGTTATGCTTCAGAGCAGCAGTGA